From the genome of Nicotiana tabacum cultivar K326 chromosome 2, ASM71507v2, whole genome shotgun sequence:
cagcccccatgaactaagtgattatcgggacattgaggtcgatgaggtcatggaggcaatgcgtaagatgagaaggggcagagctaccggaccagatgaaattccggttgagctttggaggtgtgtgggtagagcaggcgtGGAATGGCTTATTAAGTTGCTTAATGTGAtatccaagactaataggatgcccgaagagtggaggtggagtactatggtcccgttgtataagaacaaaggcgatatccagatctgtaacaactataggggtattaaattactaagtcataccatgaaagtctgggagagagtggtagaaatgagagtgcgaaggacggtgtctatttcagacaaccagttcgggttcatgccggggcgatctaccacagaagctatccaccttattaggaggacgatggaacaatacagggataagaagaaggatctccacatggtgtttatcgatctagagaaagcgtacgacaaggttcctagggaggtcttatggagatgcttagaggctaaaggggtcccgattgcctacattagggcgattaaggacatgtatgatggagctaagactcgggttaggacagcaggaggCGATTCAGATTATTTTCCGATTATTACAGGATTGCatcaagggtctgcgttcagccctttcctatttgccctggtgatggatgctataacacatcatattcagggggaggtgccatggtgcatgctatttgctgatgacatagttctaatcgacgagacacgacgcggcgtcagcgagaggttagaggtttggagacacacccttgagtccaaaggtttcaggttgagcaggacgaagacggaataccttgagtgcaaatttggggcagagccgacggaagcgggagtggaagtgaggcttgattctcaagtcatccctaagaggggtagtttcaagtacctggggtcgtttattcaggggtccggggagatcgacgaggatgtcacacaccgtataggggtggggtggatgaaatggaggttagcgacgggagtcctgtgtgacaagaaagtgccactgttactgaaaggtaaattttatagggcagtggttaggcctgctatgttgtatgggaccgagtgttggccggtgaagatctcacacatccagaggatgaaagttgcagaatgaggatgttgaggtggatgtgcgggcatacaaggaaggataagattagaaatgaagatattcgagagaaggtgggtgtggcccccatggaggacaagatgcgggaagcaagactcagatggttcgggcacattcagaggaggaacactgatgcaccggtgagaaggtgtgaacgactagcagtggtgggtacgaggagaggtagggggagacctaagaagtattggggagaggtgatcaggcaggatatgacgcgacttagggttactgaggacacggccctaaacagggaattgtggagatcgagcattaaggtggtaggttagggaaattgtgatgtctttgttacagcgcactagagtgagactagccagttaggaagtagtcttaggatgctattgatcaactactgatgatgggctttatctcctgtgtattaataccttacatctttctcgtatttcctatatctcttatattgttgttactttgtttttatggtatttatgttatgttatggattttatggtactttatgttgttttattatgagtctattgatagtactaatatagtgtctcttgttgcctctttgagccgagggtctcctggaaacagcctctctgcccctcggggtagaggtaaggtctgcgtacatattaccctccccagaccccacttgtgggattacactgggttgttgttgttgttgttgttgtagtttagATACTtgcaaaaactaaaaatatacgttgaacatcatggaattcatgtttgataaaataaattaatatttataaatataatatcataacattattcaaatatttgacaaaactaatctatcaattctaactaaaaaatgaTCAACATGCAATATGAGCCAATActactaaaacaaataaaatggAACCATGAATATAAcataattttaaaattcaaaaaaaaaagtttaacatatgtcaaattccaacataataatagTAAGTTCCACTACAACTTAAGATTAAGAAACATAGTAAGTTTATAACCATATTCAATAACGAAATTTCACTTTAATTGCATCACTCATTATATACCAAGTTTGTTAATGActtattatttctaatattagaaGGTGTACtttcaaaaaatagaataataaaataaataaaaaataaaatataagcaattacatggaatcacaataattaaaggtagagaaataaaagataaataatgtacaaagaaaaatatattttaaaattttaaaagaaattgaaaagtaaaaataaaattaaaataatagaaataaaaagttattaagaaaataaattaaaataaaaacaaaaagggaagAAATTAAGGCAACCTTGTAATTACACAGTGTAATTGCCATCAATTCTCACCTCttcttgagaattggagagtgtaattatACCCAATTAATTCCATgctgaccaagtaattacttgacCAAACAAACATGTCAAACTATGTAATTACACTCAAATCCATTTCCACTTTCCAAAGAGGCTCTAAATATTACCACTAAACTCCAAACTCTTTCCTAGGCCTTCTTCTTCCCATGTTCGCAGTCATCATTACTGTTCATTATCCTCTCctcattcttcttcattttctttttcctcttcttctttagGAATCTAATCTCCTCTAAAATAATTTATTACTAGTAGATTTCGTGATTGCATTTGTATTTTTATTGAGAATATTTGTGGAGAATAGGTTTTTTAGAtttgtttataaaaaatattatttatttttccggactatattTGGTTTGTTCTTAAGCTGAAAATTACTTCTAAGGACCATTCATTATTTTTTGGTAAGTGAAAAAGATTAATGAGAATCTTACagaaatgtcccaaataagtccTAACTTACCAACTTCTAACTATTAAtaatagacttaccaaaactagtcaaccatatataaaaattgaaaaaccaaataaataaggttcttttcACACGCAAAGATCTCCTTTCACATTTTTAAGCGTGATCatcaacattagatgcaagatggaaaggaaattttttggataaggtagcaaataaggtgatgaaatacacaaaattatatacaagattccaaaaatctaagcaaaaaaggacTTTTTTCAATgtgtatagttgaaattcattgaaacaTATAGAtcagtcaatatacaaaatttgaggaatattggaggtgatttggactgatttggtatcaGAATTTGTAGTTGAAATCGAGTTTAAAAAAACTTTCTTCTGTGACACACGTATCAAACaagtatcacgcatgtatcttacacacaggtatacatggatatacatttgatatatatttgatacaaatatgatacatatgtgatacacaatgtgatatacatatatatatttcatgttcatcttctacttagatttttcaattcaaatcacctcaaaactctaccaaatcatcccaaaactgagattcaagttttttaagatgtacccaatctattctaataatacTCACTcgaaagaaagcaaaaatttgaccttttgttttggctacaaatagctaattggccaatattgataatatttggctaatattagtaatattataTGAATTGACCATTTTTTATAAtaaactacttataaatggacatagccgGTAGTTTTTCAAGATTAATTTGTATTCGTTCTTCAGCTGCATTTAGTGAACCTAACTTGGTTGTTTCAGTCAACAACTTTCATTGTTATTGGACTTCTGTCTGGCAAATAGAACAACCGTCCCAACAATTACTATAGCTATCCGACAACTATATGTAGTTGCTGAACAACTAACTAGTGCTGGGACAATCAATGCAATTGTGAAGAACTTCTTTAGTTATTGGAAAAAATAGTTGGATAATTACAGAAGTTATCCTGACAACTACTAAAGTTGTTCGACAACTGTTGGTAATTGTGGGACGACTGAAGAGTTGCATGGACAAATAACTAAGTTTTATAGCAATTTTAAAGTtgtttcatgaatctatcttttgTAAGGACCACTGAAATATGTATCTTTGTAATAACTTTAGGTATTGTgaccaccaatgagggacaaaataATCATAGAAGTTATTTTACATGGTAGATGAATGGAGAATCCTATTCGTTATATTTGACGTTGGAAAGGTCGAGATACCGATAGAGGTTTGTGAATATGCTATGTAAGACAAATTAGTTGAGATTATTATTTGTATGCTTGGGTTAAATTGTGATAAAGAGGATCTTTTTATTACTTGCATGGTCAGCTTTGCTGAAAAGCACATGAAGAGGAAGCCTGCAGTCAAGGAAGGATtctcaagcaagaaaaataaatGCTCCTTATGCAAAAAGGTTGGCCCATGAAAAATTACATGCGAGAGAAAACAGAGCAGAGATGAAAGAACATGTCATGGTATAGTTTCATgagtttgtattgtatttgtaATGTATAATTGACATTGCTTTTATTAGTGATCGTGGTCTAACGAATACTAATAATTCTGTGAATTATGTTATGTCAATAGAGCCACTCTGTTACAGtagtgacgagcgcaaaacataacacgaaattGATAAAGATAGTATAATAAAATTATCGTCTctacatggattggatttaaacaatgctCAAGTATTTCTAACTTAACGTTATTTAGGATAACCAAAGCTTGATTTGTAATGATTATGAACTATGTTTAACTACTAAAATAAAGCAATTGACAACAATGAGATAGAGATTCGCAGAATtggtttcttatcaatgtgaggaATAAAGGTTTGAcaagataggtgcaagatagctatttgagatttaactctagtttaattcactctaatgttctaatgattctcacgaattcactcgatgactagttcaaacgtgtagtcaagactcctctctcgattaaatcttaactctacaAGGTGAACTAGTATAAGCACAGTGAAGTATGCAAGCATGCATTAATGGATTGATCCTTAGGAAAACGTCTCttgaatattctcctaacttgatttaatcaacaattcaacaagctctttcgattacctaagagaatcaatgaattaaatcaaacaaaataatacaaagataatcaccaaaaaataggtggttgccaaagaaataggattacatgctcaaaggggttaaaTATGATACACATtcattaggtgggtaaaagcatatatgtggatcaacaaagaaatgtctatatcacttcctagactgaacaagactatTATTTTTCTTTGCAATTACATGGGGCAAGTTCTAAACATCAACCGACATGTACAAAATATCACAATCCTCAACATATTGGCAAATTAACCGATTCTCTAGTCATCAATCTCACACACATATTggcacaaaacctcacacacatggggcaagttctagacatcaaccgactctctagtcaaagcagttaagaaaAGTTACAATCACACAAATTAAGGCACTTATTTAAGAGTCAAGAAATGAGCCTAGGCACTCACCGCTCTCAAGGCACAACAAAGTCAAGAAAAGTCATCTTCATTTTAATACATAGCACAAGACTTCACTACTCCTACTAAAAACCAACTAACTACACTCGGTTCAAcaaaaacccttgaaaaagaactgctgcacaaagaaaaaccaagaaaaaattattacactacctaagaaaataaaatattttttctttgattttgatccCTTAAGAAGACAGTCGAgaaaatccatcgtcgggaaaagtcaaaaaaaaaaaaaaactcaaaagaaTCAAAAAAACGACGGCaaacacatatatacatatatacattctTCACCCCAtactttaaattgtggcatgtccccatgacacacaaataaaaagcaagaggtaaagaaAATTTCCCTGATTCATCTAGTCGGGATCTCCTTTGCATGCCTGACCCAGTACACACATCCACACTGAGAGCTTCTTGTCTGCATTCTTTGGGTATACCCCACACTTATCAGCTTCACTCTTTCTGATTTGCTATTTTAGGGCCCCCCTTTCTCCTTCCATTTTGAAGATCAACCTTTCATCCCCTACTCTGAGCATGAGCTGCCTTTCCTGAATATCTAGAATTGCTCTGCCCGTAGCCAAGAAGGGTCTTCCTAAAATTAGTAGGACCTCCCTATTCTCCTCCATGTTGACCACAATGAAATTCACTGGGAACACAAATTTGTCTACCCGAACCAGCACAGCTTCCACTATTCCTTCAGATATGATTGTGGTCTGATTCGCCAGCTGCAAGGACACAAGGATCGACCTGATCTCTCCAATCTCTCCCTCCAATTTCCtgaaaatagacaaaggcatAAGATTAATGGAAGCACCTAAATCACACAAAGAGTTTTTAAATTTAGTACTTCCTAAAGAGCAatgtatagtaaaactccctcgATCTCCACATTTTTTAGGAAGCTTATTTTTCAAGATGGCACTACAATGCTCCTTCAGCTTGACTACCGATGTCTCTTCCACTTTTTGCTTCTTGGACAATatctccttcatgaatttagcataagctGGCATCTGTGAAAGCACCTCTGTGAAAAGTATATTCACATACACCTGCTTGAGCACTTCTAAAAAGCGCCTAAATTGTTTATCCAACTTTTCTCTTCTTTGCTTCTGAGGAAAAGGTAGAGCATGCATGTATTTGCTCTCTTCAGTCTCGTtatttattgaattatcatttttcttctttttctgagcTCTAACCCTCTCCTTCTTCTTGAGATCATCCTCTACCATTCCTTCACCTTTTTGAATATCATCATTTTTCTGCTCTTCCACAATCTCCACCTATCTTTCAATCGGCTCATCCTTTTGCTTTGCTATGGGATCCTCCAACTCGTACCCACTCCTCAAAGGCACTACATTTATTGTCTCTTTTggatttctttcagtatcagcAGGGAGCGTTCCGGCTACCCTCTAAGATAATAGAGTAGCTAGTTGCCCAACATGTCTTTCCAGGTTTCGAAAAGTCGTGCCCATATCTTTGATAGCTGCGCCATGTTCTCATATAGCTGAGCTATGGGTTTCATGCCTCTCATTTGTCTTGATGATAAAAGCCTTCATTAGATCTTCCATGCTAGACTGATTAGATTGTGGAGGCTGATATtgctgcctctgctgattttgaAAGCCTGGAGCTCCTGGTCCCTGGGGTCAAGAGTTATTTTGCTGTCATGAGTTCAGGCTACCACTTGGTGAATTCCAAGAAAAGCCTGGGTGCCTCTGTCCCGTAGAATTGAAATTAATACCACTTGGGTAGTTGCCTCTATCAAAGCTTCCCACAACATTTACCACTTCATCTGCAGCTACGGCCTAACACTCATGCGTTGGATGGACCATTCCACATAAATTACAAACTAGTGATGGTTGGCTTTGGACCTTGGCTAAGGTCAACTTTCTTATCTCGTTGGCCATGGCGTCTAGTAGGGCTTGCACTGTGGTGTTAGAATCTACTTGATGAACCCCAATAGATCTTCTTCTATCATTACTCTCAGAAGACCATTGGTTAGCATCTACAGATAGCTCATCAAGAATTGCCACAATCTCCTCGAGTGTCTTCTTCAATAAAGGACCTCCAACTGCATTGTTCAGAGTTCGTCGTGAGAGAGGTGtcagtccatcccaaaagtcctggagtttcATCCACAATTCAATTCCTCACTATCTCCTTGAATCTTTCCCAAGCCTCGAAAACTATTTCGGTGTCCGTCTGGTAGAAGTTGTGAATTTTCCTTATGAACTCCACTGTTTTTGCAGCTGAGAAGTATTTATCAAGAAACTTTCCAGTCATATCTTCCCATGTCCTGATCGACCCTATTGATAAGCTACGAAGCTAGTGCTTCGCGTAATTCGTCAGTGAAaaagggaatgcccttaagtataCTGCATCTTTTGACACTCTGTTGTACCAGAAGGTGTTCGTAATTTCCTCAAAATCCATCAAGTGAGTGTTAGGATCTTCATTCACCTTTCCTATGAAGATACAATTGTTTTGGATAGTGTCATGACCTAATTTTATccataagtcgtgatggcgcccaacatcaccgctaggcaagccaactagtgaattaaacatatatttcctcttttaataaattttcgAGTAATTAAACTTTTCTTTCTTGCAAGATTTAAGAAGAATAAAAagtctaaataaataaaaactaaagTAATAATTTCAAACTACAATTCTACAAatgtatgtgccaagacctgatgtcacaagtgtatgatcatctagtagattatacaaaaattctaaatattgtctgaacataaaatagacagaatgcaagtacaaagagagacactaggtATTGCGGAATGGCTCAGGAAAGGCAGCTCACGACTAGACCTCAGAATATCGAGGATGCGCACCGGTAGGATCGCCTGatgcacctgtctcagatcctgcacaaaagtgcaacaagtgtagcatgagtgtgtaaacaatgtgtacccagtaagtatcaggTCTAATCTTGAAGAATTAGTGACGAGAGGCCGACttcgacactcactatgggtcaataatataaagataaaaatatttaagtaaacgtgatttatgtgaataacaataatttctttaacaagcagaaataaataattctttcataatttaataatttctaataaatcgtttatcttcacaagctgcaataaaaggTCAAAGCATCgtataattgttattattaagcacgatttatgccgaggtcgtatgacccAATCCAGAGtgacgtgtacactgccgagggacgtgcgacacgatccatagatgcatctatctactgccgaggcgttcggcctgctccacaagaagagaagaatatttttataagcatttgacttaaacaTTATTAAAGATTTGTATCCAAGGTAATACAAATTTCATTAACTACTTTTTGAAATTTCTCTAACAAGTTCTAAGATAATTTAGGCATTTTAATTTAACAAGTATAGTGCAAAATTCCAAATAGTTCATGAATTGGGTCCTAATACTACccagacaatagcataatagtaacTAGCATGGActatcgtcacctcgtgcgtacgtagcccccacaattagaaacaaatatttatttaaaatacctatggggtaaatttcctcttacaaggttagacaaaagACTTATCTCGTCTCAAAGTTCACTTCCCGATCACAATCTCGCCTTAAAGCCTCAAttggtgccgaaaaatccgaaactagccaaatgttatataatttaatcaataaatactcaaaatttcataatttatctattagagtaattacccaacccaaattggtaaaattcctaaaattcatcccgggccgacgtgcccgaatttcgaaaattttcggagaAAATTATCACCCATAAccttaagaactcaaatatacaattttcatcccattccataatcattttcgtggttaaaatctcatttttatcaaaacctaagtttttcatctacacccttgattttcacaatttacatgttaaaggctacccataatctatgtatttaactcacaataggtagaattaacttacctccaagttgctaggtgaatacccctctcaagaagctccaaaattgcccaagaatGGAGAAAATGGGTCAAACATACTCAAACcccgacttaaatgaaggttctgccttctgtgattttcgcatctgcgggcagagggtcgcatctgcggttccgcttctgcgggtgGAGGGACGCATTGGCGATGATACACAGGGCCAGcgctggccgcttctgcggacgtTTTTCCGCTTTTGTGGTCTCGCTTTTGCGGCTCTTCATCGCATAAGCATGGTTGCTTATGCGCACACCACGCCGCTTCTACGGTCACTGGCAGACCCCCTCTTGATCGCTTCTGCGGCTtgtggctcgcttctgcgagcttgcacctgcggttgtccatgcgcaggtgcggttacactagaagctgggagcttcagctgttgctcccaagttccaacttggtccgagcctcgtccggttaacacccgAAGCCCCGCCTgaacatactaacaagtttgaaatcataaaacggacttgctcgaaccctcggaacgcgtaaaacaacatcaaaattaagaatcatactccaaaccatattgattcaacttagaaatttcaaattcttcaaacttactccgaatgcgcctaaacatacttaaactactcggaatgataccaaattttgcgtgcaagtcttaaatcaccatacgaaactattatcagactcggaattccaaacggatttCGATTACtctaaaacctactccaaactaaatttgaagaactttaaaccttcaaatagccaacttttactattaagcgccgaaacgctcctgggtcgtccaaaacccgattcgagcatacgcccaagtccaaaattatcatacgaacctattagaaccgtcaACTCCTGATTCctaggtcatttactcaaaacgttgaccgaagtcaaacttaccccttttaaaagccaactagggaaccaagtattccgatttcaaccagAACCCTTCCAAttcctgaactaaccatccccgcaagtcataaaacattaa
Proteins encoded in this window:
- the LOC107822585 gene encoding uncharacterized protein LOC107822585 yields the protein MVEDDLKKKERVRAQKKKKNDNSINNETEESKYMHALPFPQKQRREKLDKQFRRFLEVLKQVYVNILFTEVLSQMPAYAKFMKEILSKKQKVEETSVVKLKEHCSAILKNKLPKKCGDRGSFTIHCSLGSTKFKNSLCDLGASINLMPLSIFRKLEGEIGEIRSILVSLQLANQTTIISEGIVEAVLVRVDKFVFPVNFIVVNMEENREVLLILGRPFLATGRAILDIQERQLMLRVGDERLIFKMEGERGALK